The Pseudofrankia inefficax genome window below encodes:
- a CDS encoding tannase/feruloyl esterase family alpha/beta hydrolase, with protein sequence MDTTFLAECAERAFGTDELVRVLLVTSFRAGEPLVLSETPAAYTPNAPADLFLVKLLVGPGNPGPADAPSTSPGIGIEVWLPPKNRWNGRVHNIGGLGGYDGGRHASPTEIGWFYAALTAGGEGAVSASTDSGHALTNGAWGMNPDGTPATQLWIDFAHRAMHEMAVRSKALAEVFYGAAPRRCYYEGSSTGGRHGYRLAQQYPDDYDGIIANLPTINFSEWALAGLYRHLVIERDLDGVALTEEQMDLASNAAIHAGDLVGGEHLGYIFDNEACRYDPSRDPAVLSVSDGGTNTSPDALTTAQARAVNKIWYGVTDDGSVPDAAADSGVDVALGGRRWYGMARGTSLYVAYFTKHDPRMREILRERAASGDVPGADQAALILQDPSIAGPSFENASGKGEGRWRDFSYARLADLFDRAAEMEPAFAHIASDNPDLTAFQARGGKFLSWHGWNDESIPIQTTMRYYDRVVETMGGLQNVQSFFRLYIVPGGGHMSPHGTSNEQANPPIFGGSQLYGLLVDWVENGVEPGNVTITSPVANPTSITHPIGPYPARAVYTGGDPRAASSFVISGNGGAQQ encoded by the coding sequence ATGGACACGACATTCTTGGCGGAGTGCGCCGAGCGGGCGTTCGGAACCGACGAGCTGGTGCGGGTTCTGCTCGTCACGAGCTTCCGGGCCGGCGAGCCGCTCGTCCTTTCGGAGACGCCGGCGGCGTACACGCCGAACGCGCCGGCCGATCTCTTCCTGGTGAAACTGCTGGTCGGGCCGGGGAACCCCGGTCCCGCCGATGCCCCGTCGACGTCGCCGGGCATCGGCATCGAGGTGTGGCTGCCGCCGAAGAACCGGTGGAACGGGCGGGTCCACAACATCGGCGGCCTTGGCGGTTACGACGGTGGCCGTCACGCGTCGCCGACCGAGATCGGGTGGTTCTATGCCGCCCTGACCGCGGGTGGCGAGGGAGCGGTCTCGGCGAGCACGGATTCCGGCCACGCGTTGACGAACGGTGCCTGGGGGATGAACCCCGACGGGACGCCGGCCACGCAGTTGTGGATCGACTTCGCGCATCGGGCCATGCACGAGATGGCGGTCCGGTCGAAGGCGCTGGCTGAGGTGTTCTACGGTGCCGCGCCCCGGCGGTGCTACTACGAGGGCTCATCGACCGGGGGGCGCCACGGGTACCGGCTCGCGCAGCAGTACCCGGACGACTACGACGGCATCATCGCGAACCTGCCGACGATCAACTTCAGCGAATGGGCTCTCGCCGGTCTCTATCGGCACCTGGTGATCGAGCGCGACCTCGACGGCGTCGCGCTCACCGAGGAGCAGATGGACCTGGCCTCCAACGCCGCGATCCACGCCGGTGACCTGGTCGGGGGCGAGCACCTCGGCTACATCTTCGACAACGAGGCCTGCAGGTACGACCCGTCCCGGGACCCGGCCGTGCTGTCCGTGAGCGACGGTGGGACCAACACGTCGCCCGACGCCCTGACGACGGCGCAGGCACGGGCCGTCAACAAGATCTGGTACGGGGTGACCGACGACGGCTCGGTGCCGGACGCCGCGGCGGACAGCGGCGTCGACGTCGCGCTGGGCGGGCGCCGCTGGTACGGCATGGCGCGAGGCACCTCGCTCTACGTCGCCTACTTCACGAAGCACGACCCGCGGATGCGCGAGATCCTGCGGGAACGCGCCGCCAGTGGGGACGTGCCCGGCGCGGACCAGGCGGCGCTCATCCTGCAGGACCCGTCGATCGCCGGCCCGTCCTTCGAGAACGCGAGTGGCAAGGGCGAGGGACGCTGGCGCGACTTCTCCTACGCGCGGCTCGCCGACCTTTTCGACCGCGCGGCCGAGATGGAGCCGGCGTTCGCGCACATCGCCAGCGACAACCCGGACCTCACCGCGTTCCAGGCGCGCGGCGGGAAGTTCCTGAGCTGGCATGGCTGGAACGACGAGTCGATCCCGATACAGACGACGATGCGCTACTACGACCGGGTCGTCGAGACCATGGGTGGCCTCCAGAACGTCCAGAGCTTCTTCAGGCTCTACATCGTTCCCGGTGGCGGCCACATGTCCCCGCACGGCACCTCGAACGAGCAGGCGAATCCGCCGATCTTCGGGGGGAGCCAGCTGTACGGGCTGCTCGTCGACTGGGTCGAGAACGGCGTCGAGCCGGGCAACGTGACGATCACCTCGCCGGTGGCGAATCCGACCTCGATCACGCATCCCATCGGGCCCTATCCGGCCAGGGCGGTCTACACCGGCGGCGATCCTCGCGCCGCGTCGAGTTTCGTCATCTCAGGCAACGGAGGTGCGCAGCAGTGA
- a CDS encoding TetR/AcrR family transcriptional regulator — MSRRKQAAPSGGGPPGGGQADSASRLAIVEAAARLLAEEGYAAVTTRRIAARASVTSPLIYYYFGTLDDLLVEVFRRRVDQALVEQARLLDVEQPLWALWDMTRSHDYAAIGAEFVALAHHRPTVRDAVVHYVQAFRAMQADAVSTALRRRGADPDRFPAAAVVLLLQGVANVLATEHAIGLELGHQELAALVERQLREIEGPRQRPVPRLSA; from the coding sequence ATGAGCCGAAGGAAGCAGGCTGCGCCGTCGGGGGGTGGGCCGCCGGGGGGTGGGCAGGCCGACTCGGCCTCCCGGCTCGCGATCGTCGAAGCCGCCGCGCGGCTTCTGGCCGAGGAGGGCTACGCCGCGGTGACCACCCGGCGCATCGCCGCCAGGGCCTCCGTCACGAGCCCCCTCATCTACTACTACTTCGGCACGCTGGACGACCTGCTGGTCGAGGTCTTCCGCCGGCGTGTCGACCAGGCCCTCGTCGAGCAGGCACGGCTGCTCGACGTGGAGCAGCCGTTGTGGGCGCTCTGGGACATGACCAGGTCCCACGACTACGCCGCGATCGGCGCCGAGTTCGTCGCCCTGGCCCACCATCGGCCGACGGTGCGCGACGCGGTCGTTCACTACGTGCAGGCGTTCCGCGCCATGCAGGCCGACGCCGTCTCCACGGCGCTGCGTCGTCGCGGGGCCGACCCGGACCGGTTCCCCGCGGCCGCCGTCGTGCTCCTGTTGCAGGGCGTCGCGAACGTGCTTGCCACCGAGCACGCGATAGGGCTCGAGCTTGGCCACCAGGAACTGGCGGCCTTGGTCGAGCGACAGCTCCGGGAGATCGAGGGTCCACGCCAACGGCCGGTCCCCCGGCTCTCGGCGTGA
- a CDS encoding alpha/beta hydrolase — translation MTDEGSLPALRVPEREVPVPPTVSPEARAMLALGMVGPEPEWLGVELDAEGWKKLVAEREAAVIAMTGAGGEFVGATVEEEDLGGFVVYKIRPDGVPADDRRVFLDFHGGGFIQDGGQIACSRAVDFAKGLGATVWSVDYRMPPDHPFPTTVDDCVAGYRRLLDERRPEEVVIGGSSAGGNLAAACVLKGRDEGLPLPAAAVLNTPCTDLTESSDSWWTNEGVDTVLRGVFAPAFELYAGGHDLKIPYISVVYADLTQGFPPTILTTGTRDKLLSDTVRFHRALLRAGVEAELHVWEAMGHAGFLGMSPEDNERAAQIRLFCENHWASAVA, via the coding sequence ATGACGGACGAAGGTTCGCTCCCGGCGCTGCGGGTGCCGGAGCGCGAGGTACCGGTTCCCCCGACGGTGAGCCCCGAGGCGCGGGCGATGCTGGCGCTGGGCATGGTGGGGCCGGAGCCGGAGTGGCTCGGCGTCGAGCTCGACGCCGAGGGCTGGAAGAAGCTGGTCGCCGAGCGCGAGGCGGCCGTGATCGCCATGACGGGGGCGGGTGGCGAGTTCGTCGGTGCGACGGTCGAGGAGGAGGATCTCGGCGGTTTCGTCGTCTACAAGATCCGGCCCGATGGGGTGCCCGCGGACGACCGCCGGGTCTTCCTCGACTTCCACGGCGGCGGCTTCATCCAGGACGGCGGCCAGATCGCCTGCTCGCGGGCGGTCGACTTCGCCAAGGGCCTGGGCGCGACGGTCTGGTCGGTCGACTACCGGATGCCGCCCGACCACCCGTTCCCGACCACGGTCGACGACTGCGTGGCCGGTTACCGACGGCTGCTCGACGAACGACGGCCAGAGGAAGTCGTCATCGGCGGTTCGTCGGCGGGCGGGAACCTCGCGGCGGCCTGCGTCCTGAAAGGCCGCGACGAAGGCCTGCCGCTGCCGGCAGCGGCGGTGCTGAACACGCCCTGCACCGACCTCACGGAAAGCAGCGACAGCTGGTGGACGAATGAGGGCGTCGACACGGTGCTGCGCGGCGTCTTCGCGCCGGCCTTCGAGCTGTACGCGGGCGGCCACGACCTGAAGATCCCCTACATCTCGGTGGTGTACGCCGACCTGACCCAGGGTTTCCCGCCCACCATCCTGACCACCGGAACGCGGGACAAGCTCCTGTCGGACACGGTCCGTTTTCACCGGGCCCTGCTGCGGGCGGGTGTCGAGGCCGAACTGCACGTGTGGGAGGCCATGGGACACGCGGGCTTCCTCGGAATGTCCCCGGAGGACAACGAGCGCGCGGCGCAGATCCGCCTGTTCTGCGAGAACCACTGGGCGTCGGCCGTCGCCTGA
- a CDS encoding CocE/NonD family hydrolase: MIAEEELIVDKGVMVPMRDGVRLYTQIYRPPGEGPFPVLVSRTAYWLEGGVTAGLAEFAKLIARQGYVAVFQQSRGRFASEGEFHPGLCDIDDGYDVVEWAAVQPWSTGKVGMFGGSYQGITQWAAAIARPPHLVCIAPLTSTWNSFGNEIWYAAPGVLSLGSAFAWAWGAVLGEAERRGVPAPEGAIHHGEEGNEPGDVAEAIAKRAVAMMEMYDYRPLRDIPQLELVSWWKDWCDHGDPADPYWLAINASEHAVDLDLPVFHASGWYDLFLNGTIEAFQTLHRSGANQRVRDGQELVVGPWNHGGMCPPRPDAPANSGPHGLWDLSEGSACMEFFRRHLKGEQVPDVAPVRLFVMGENTWRDEQEWPLARTQWTPYYLHSAGAANTAGGDGVLSTLRPEDQPADVFVYDPRNPVVSQGRLECYAPDHGAETARNEARDDVLVYTTPPLEQDVEVTGPVTLELWASSSVSDTDFTAKLVDVFPDGTTMPLAEGVVRTGVAFTRPPAPDTPRRYRLDLWATSNVFRTGHRIRLDVSSSAFPEYELNPNTGQRITEDTSGKTVPATQQVHHDGRHPSRLILPVIPRLAR; the protein is encoded by the coding sequence TTGATCGCCGAAGAGGAACTGATCGTGGACAAGGGCGTCATGGTTCCGATGCGGGACGGCGTGCGCCTTTACACCCAGATCTACCGGCCGCCGGGGGAGGGGCCGTTCCCGGTGCTCGTGAGTCGCACGGCCTACTGGCTTGAGGGCGGTGTCACCGCCGGGCTCGCCGAGTTCGCCAAGCTGATCGCCCGCCAGGGGTATGTGGCCGTGTTCCAGCAGAGCCGTGGCAGGTTCGCCTCCGAGGGCGAGTTCCACCCGGGGCTGTGCGACATCGACGACGGCTACGACGTGGTGGAGTGGGCGGCCGTCCAGCCCTGGTCTACGGGCAAGGTCGGCATGTTCGGCGGGTCGTACCAGGGCATCACGCAGTGGGCGGCCGCGATCGCCCGGCCGCCGCATCTGGTGTGCATCGCGCCGCTGACCTCGACGTGGAACTCCTTCGGCAACGAGATCTGGTACGCCGCGCCGGGTGTCCTCTCCCTGGGCAGCGCGTTCGCGTGGGCGTGGGGCGCTGTGCTCGGTGAGGCCGAGCGGCGGGGTGTCCCGGCGCCGGAGGGCGCGATTCACCACGGCGAGGAGGGCAACGAGCCCGGCGACGTCGCGGAGGCCATCGCGAAGCGAGCCGTGGCGATGATGGAGATGTACGACTACCGGCCGCTGCGTGACATTCCGCAGCTCGAGCTGGTGTCGTGGTGGAAGGACTGGTGCGACCACGGCGACCCCGCCGACCCGTACTGGCTGGCGATCAACGCCTCGGAGCACGCCGTCGACCTCGACCTGCCGGTCTTCCACGCGAGCGGCTGGTACGACCTGTTCCTGAACGGGACGATCGAGGCCTTCCAGACGCTGCACCGCTCGGGGGCGAACCAGCGCGTCCGGGACGGCCAGGAACTGGTCGTCGGCCCGTGGAACCACGGCGGCATGTGCCCGCCGCGCCCGGACGCTCCGGCGAACTCCGGGCCGCATGGGCTGTGGGACCTCTCCGAGGGCTCCGCGTGCATGGAGTTCTTCCGGCGTCACCTGAAGGGCGAGCAGGTGCCGGACGTGGCCCCGGTCCGCCTTTTCGTGATGGGCGAGAACACCTGGCGCGATGAGCAGGAGTGGCCGCTGGCCCGCACGCAGTGGACGCCTTACTACCTGCACAGCGCGGGCGCGGCCAACACGGCCGGCGGCGACGGAGTGCTCTCGACACTGCGTCCCGAAGACCAACCGGCCGACGTGTTCGTCTACGACCCGCGGAACCCGGTCGTCTCCCAGGGCCGGCTGGAGTGCTACGCCCCCGACCACGGCGCCGAGACAGCCCGCAACGAGGCCCGTGACGACGTGCTCGTCTACACGACGCCGCCGCTGGAGCAGGACGTGGAGGTCACCGGTCCGGTGACGCTCGAGCTCTGGGCGTCCTCGTCGGTGTCCGACACGGACTTCACCGCCAAGCTCGTGGACGTCTTCCCGGACGGCACGACCATGCCGCTCGCCGAGGGCGTGGTGCGTACCGGCGTCGCGTTCACGCGGCCACCGGCGCCCGACACCCCGCGCCGTTACCGCCTCGACCTGTGGGCGACGAGCAACGTCTTCAGGACCGGCCACCGGATCCGGCTCGACGTCTCGTCGAGCGCGTTCCCGGAATACGAGCTCAACCCGAACACCGGCCAGCGCATCACCGAGGACACGTCCGGCAAGACGGTGCCCGCGACCCAGCAGGTGCACCACGACGGCCGTCACCCGTCGCGGCTGATCCTGCCGGTCATCCCGCGGCTCGCGCGGTAG
- a CDS encoding alpha/beta hydrolase domain-containing protein: protein MTEVAPAELRRLDPGDSHRAFVPGGEYHRRPAGVDYVETEWLASGTDDDGHSYTTQVYVRLPRDPALFSGTVLVEPLHASGIAPIFMYSSPYVLRSGHGWVCVASQKSALDTHVKPVSPERYAALHIASAAPAPTMARPGPDRRDRNASGNLGAFLQELLRYNHASDAILAQVGAAIRGSNGPFTGVRHVLLAGHSQTGSVVTNYIVNGHRSHRLADGSSVFDGYLPTGCPTERFGPREVPIIQVISEGDVADPGTWFHDGGEPRHYRRPDSDDPGDRYRLYELAGVPHMGTRYPPHNNTAFWIEFGDAASLTPDHVMNSLPHNELFDVTLDHLVRWVVEGTTPPKADRIEVTADGTFAQDSHGNSVGGVRCVQLDVPRARYYSTPLGAAGNPTFSTIGFEIPFDAATMKQEYGDSAGYAERFGRRLDEIVRAGWLLPQDADAMRSDIQAATW, encoded by the coding sequence GTGACGGAAGTGGCGCCCGCCGAGTTACGCCGGCTCGACCCCGGAGACTCCCACCGAGCCTTCGTGCCCGGCGGTGAGTACCACCGGCGGCCAGCCGGGGTCGACTACGTCGAAACGGAATGGCTCGCGTCCGGCACAGACGACGACGGGCACTCCTACACCACGCAGGTCTATGTCCGGCTGCCCCGCGACCCCGCACTGTTCAGCGGCACCGTGCTCGTCGAGCCGCTGCACGCGAGCGGTATCGCGCCGATCTTCATGTACAGCTCGCCCTACGTCCTGCGCTCCGGCCACGGCTGGGTATGCGTCGCCTCGCAGAAATCGGCGCTCGACACGCACGTCAAGCCGGTGTCGCCTGAGCGCTATGCGGCACTGCACATCGCCTCGGCTGCCCCGGCGCCGACGATGGCCAGGCCTGGCCCGGATCGGCGCGACCGCAACGCGTCCGGCAACCTCGGCGCGTTTCTGCAGGAGCTTCTGCGGTACAACCACGCGTCCGACGCAATTCTCGCCCAGGTCGGCGCGGCCATCCGCGGTTCGAACGGCCCGTTCACCGGCGTGCGGCATGTCCTGCTCGCCGGGCACTCACAGACCGGCAGCGTCGTCACCAACTACATCGTGAACGGCCACCGGTCCCATCGGCTCGCCGACGGTTCATCCGTGTTCGACGGATACCTCCCGACCGGCTGCCCGACCGAACGGTTCGGGCCACGGGAAGTCCCGATCATCCAGGTGATCAGCGAGGGTGACGTCGCGGACCCGGGTACCTGGTTCCACGACGGCGGGGAGCCGCGTCACTACCGCAGGCCCGACAGCGACGATCCCGGTGACCGGTACCGGCTGTACGAACTGGCCGGCGTCCCGCACATGGGAACCAGATACCCGCCGCACAACAACACGGCGTTCTGGATCGAGTTCGGTGACGCCGCCAGCCTCACCCCTGATCACGTGATGAACAGCCTGCCCCACAACGAGCTGTTCGACGTCACGCTGGACCACCTGGTGCGGTGGGTGGTCGAAGGCACGACCCCGCCGAAGGCCGATCGCATCGAGGTGACCGCTGACGGCACCTTCGCCCAGGACTCCCATGGCAACTCCGTGGGTGGCGTCCGCTGCGTCCAACTCGACGTCCCTCGTGCGAGGTACTACTCCACCCCGCTGGGCGCGGCCGGAAATCCCACCTTCAGCACGATCGGCTTCGAGATTCCCTTTGACGCCGCGACCATGAAGCAGGAGTACGGCGACTCCGCCGGCTACGCCGAGCGGTTCGGGCGGCGGCTTGACGAGATTGTCCGTGCTGGCTGGCTGCTGCCCCAGGACGCGGACGCGATGCGCTCCGACATCCAGGCCGCCACGTGGTGA